A segment of the Curtobacterium sp. MCSS17_007 genome:
GCCGGCTTCCTCGCGGGGGAGCCTCGGCGGGGTCCGGTCCTCGAAGTGCTTCGCAGCCTCGGTCGCGCTCGTGCGCTTGAGGATGATGCCCCGCACGACGACCACGCGGTCGAACCCGTGCTGGCGGACCCGGACCTCGTCCCCGGGGCCGATCGGCTGCGCCGGCTTCGCGCGTTCCCCGTTCACCCGGACGTGCCCGGCCTTGCACGCACTGGTCGCGGCGGACCGGGTCTTCGTGATCCGCACCGCCCAGATCCAGCTGTCGACGCGTGCCTTCTCCATCCCCCCACCCTAGGCGCGGCGGCGGGCGACGCAGCGCCTACGCTCGGGGTGTGCACGGAGCCAGCGACCAGGACGCCCTCGCCAGGGCCCACGCGCTCGCGGTGCTCCGCGGTGCAGCGCTCGGTGACCGCCTCGTGGTACGTGCCCGGCACGAGGACGGCGCCCGGGACGCGCTCGGCACGCTGCATGCCCGGTCCGCCGACGCGGTGACGATCGGTACGCGCCGGGGCCCGGTCGTGGTCGCGCTCGTCGACGTGGTGGCCGCGAAGCACGTGCCCCCGCCCCCGGCGCCGCGTCCGCGTCGGCCCTGACCGCCCGCACCGACCGCCCGCACCCGCCCCGGGCGCTGACCATCGCCGCTGACCGCTGCCATGCCCGACGGCCCCGCCCGCTGCCGCCACCGCTCGTCACCGGCGAGCCGTCGCGGCCCACGCAGCGGCGTCCCCGTACGCTCGGGGCATGGTCGTCCCCGTCCCGCTCGGTACCGAGGACCGCACCGCCCGTCTGACCCTCCGTCGCCCCGACCGCTGGCGTCGCCAGGACGCCCCGCAGGCCGACCTCCGGCTGACCGGTGACGACGTCGTCCTGACCGTCCGATCGCGCCCCTCCGACCGCACGATCGCCGAGGAGCACACCAGCCTGCTCGAGCGCCTGCCCGGATCGGTCGAGGGGCTCCGGCTGATCGGCTGCGACCCGTGGACGACCGCCGGTGCCCCGGCACGCCTGGTGGAGTACGTCCGCCCCGACGAGGGCGGCGACGTCACGGGCGCGCACCTGCTGTTCGTCACCGGTCGGCACCGCGTCGACGTGACCGTCGAGCGGCCGCTCGCCCGGATGCTCGACACCGACGACCTCGTCTCGGCGGTCCTCGAGTCGGTCCGCGCCACCGAACCGACGCCGGTGCGCCCGCAGCGCGCACTCGAACCGCTGCCGACCGCGACGCCCGCCCCGCAGCTCGACGGCACGCACCTGGGGGCCGAGGCGCTCGCCACCCTCCGGAGCCTCGCCGGCCGCCGCTGGAACCCGACGCTCCTCCGCACTCCCGCGGGGCGGGAACTCGTGCAGTCCGGCCTGGTCGGTCGGCTCGGCACGCTCCCCGAGCCGACGCAGGAGCTCCTCGGCCCGTGGGCCGACGACACCGAGCCGGTCACCCTGGAACAGCGCGGGCCCGACGGGCGCGCCACGCGCCTCCAGGCCTGGTCGGAGACCGTCGTCGACGGGACGGACGAGACCGGCGGCACCGTCGCCCGGCTGCCGGTCGAGCGGGTGGTCGAGCTGGCGGCCGGGAGGCTCGGGATCCGTCCGGCGTGGACCTTCCCCTTCCGCACGGCCTCGGTCGGTGCCGACCTGCTCGCCCGCAGGACGGGTGCGCCGGGGACCGCGTCCGACCTGCCGGCGGCGGTCGCATCGGCCGACCCGCGGCTCGCGGCGTTCTGGGCCGCGCCGTGGACCGTCTCCTCGATCCGGCGGCCCGGTCGGCCGACGCCGGTCGTCGTCGTGCACGCCGAGGGGATCGGCTTCGCGAGGGTCGGACGCACGGAGGCCGGGGAGACGGCCTTCCGGACCGACTCCCCGGCGAACGTGTACCGGTCCCTCGTGCGGGCGCTGCTGGGCTGACCGCGACGCCCGGCTGCTAGGCGGCCGGGCCGGCGGTGAGGGTGACCGTCACGGTCCGCGCCGTGCCCGACGCGTCGGTGTACCCGACCTGCACCCGGTCGCC
Coding sequences within it:
- a CDS encoding RNA-binding S4 domain-containing protein; its protein translation is MEKARVDSWIWAVRITKTRSAATSACKAGHVRVNGERAKPAQPIGPGDEVRVRQHGFDRVVVVRGIILKRTSATEAAKHFEDRTPPRLPREEAGFVPTRDRGAGRPSKRERRDLEKLRGH